A region of Dictyostelium discoideum AX4 chromosome 1 chromosome, whole genome shotgun sequence DNA encodes the following proteins:
- the gpsn2 gene encoding synaptic glycoprotein SC2-like protein, whose amino-acid sequence MVDIKVVSQRSKKEVGSFSTSSSTTVGELKKQISSKTRLGTERIRLAVPSKTSKLPNAFEALGKDSDLVSKHVGADSTLYFKDLGPQISWSLVFICEYAGPLFVYPIFYFLSNLIYGTDSPKSFAQKVALVCYSLHYIKRIYETIFVHRFSHGTMPIFNLFKNCSYYWGCTAMVSYFVNHPLYTEAPIERVYLGLGLWIIGEVFNYICHIQLRNLRPAGSTERKIPRGLLFEFVSCPNYTVEILSWIGFSILTQTLTSWIFALMGAAQMWIWAVGKHRRYRKEFGDKYPKSRKILIPFLL is encoded by the exons atggttGATATTAAAGTTGTTTCACAAAGatcaaaaaaagaagttGGTTCATTTTCAACTTCTTCGTCAACAACAGTTGGTGAATTAAAAAAGCAAATTTCCTCAAAGA cTAGACTTGGAACAGAAAGAATTAGATTAGCAGTACCAAGTAAGACCtcaaaattaccaaatgcATTTGAGGCATTAGGTAAAGATAGTGATTTAGTCTCTAAACATGTCGGAGCAGATTCAACCCTTTACTTTAAAGATTTAGGTCCACAAATTTCATGGTCATTAGTTTTCATTTGTGAATATGCAGGTCCATTATTTGTTTATCCAatcttttactttttatcaaatttaatttatggTACTGATTCACCAAAATCATTTGCTCAAAA AGTTGCATTGGTTTGTTATTCACTTCattatattaaaagaatttatgaAACAATTTTCGTTCATAGATTTAGTCATGGTACAATGCcaatttttaatctttttaaaaattgttcaTATTATTGGGGATGTACAGCAATGGTATCATACTTTGTAAATCATCCACTCTACACTGAAGCACCAATTGAACGTGTTTACCTTGGTTTAGGATTATGGATTATTGGTGAAGTTTTCAATTACATTTGTCATATTCAATTAAGAAATCTTCGTCCAGCAGGTTCAACAGAACGTAAGATTCCACgtggtttattatttgaatttgtatcATGTCCAAATTATACCGTTGAAATCTTATCTTGGATTGGGTTCTCAATTCTCACACAAACTTTAACTTCATGGATTTTCGCATTAATGGGTGCTGCTCAAATGTGGATTTGGGCTGTTGGTAAACATAGAAGATATAGAAAAGAATTTGGTGATAAATATCCAAAATCaagaaaaattttaattccatttttactttga
- the uae1 gene encoding ubiquitin activating enzyme E1, translating into MSKPMDVEQEPKIDDALYSRQLYALSHETMKKITSTSVLVVGLQGLGIEIVKDLSLAGVKSVTLYDKELVEIKDLSSQFYFSPEQVGKVGRADACFQKVVDLNNYVRIDVHNGELSDEFLKKFNVVVLANQPLALQLKVNEFCHANKIHFISVETRGVFGQLFNDFGEQFTITDTNGENPNAYMISSISQDKEGIVTVVEEQKLQLLDGDLVTFKEVNGMSALNDLPPQKIKTISPLTFSIGDTTNLPPYTSGGYVTEVKQPKVVDFKPLKNILESGENIFITDDFKFTQPTNLLAGFQAIHKFAEKNKHMPRPHNKEDANAVIEIAKGLLKKPDDELDEKMITQLSFGAQGDIVPMQAILGGITAQEVLKACSGKFTPIHQLAFFDSVECLPEDLETLPEEEFQPIGSRYDGQIITFGKTLQNKIENLNYFLVGAGAIGCEMLKNFAMMGLGAGPKGLVHVTDMDTIEKSNLNRQFLFRSSDIQQLKSQTAANAVRVMNPDLNVKAYSLRVGPDTESHYNEEFFNSLDGVCNALDNVEARLYMDSQCVYYGKPLLESGTLGTKGNTQVVVPHLTESYSSSRDPPEKGIPVCTLHNFPNAIEHTIQWARDTFEGLFKNNADNVNSYLTNPAYVQSLKTQNPFVRLETLASIKASLMDRPLDFNQCIAWARLKFEEYFNNNIEQLLYNFPKDMVTTTGTPFWSGPKRAPTPLKFDVENPLHLEFIVAAANLRAFNYGIKAETNIEVIQKQAANVIVPDFTPKKVKIQTSENEPAPSSNTQQAGGDAEDDQCDTILSQLPQPSEMAGYKINSIQFEKDDDTNHHIDFITATSNLRATNYAISPADKHKTKGIAGKIIPALVTTTAVVAGFVCIELIKVIQNKALEKYKSTFMNLGIPFFGFVEPIAAPKNKIREGWTWTLWDRFDVDGDITLKEFLDLFEKKHGLDISMLSCKVTLLYALFTDKKTKEERLKMKISQLYETLSKKPLPKDKKYLLLEICCNDTETGDDVDVPSVRYKYN; encoded by the exons atgtCT aaaccaATGGATGTAGAACAAGAACCAAAAATTGATGATGCTTTATATAGCAGACAACTTTATGCATTATCTCATGaaacaatgaaaaaaattacatCAACTTCAGTTTTAGTTGTAGGTTTACAAGGTCTTGGTATTGAAATTGTTAAAGATTTAAGTTTAGCAGGTGTTAAATCTGTTACATTGTATGATAAAGAATtagttgaaattaaagatttgtCTTCTCAA ttttatttttcaccAGAACAAGTTGGTAAAGTTGGTAGAGCAGATGCATGTTTCCAAAAAGTTgtagatttaaataattatgttAGAATTGATGTACATAATGGAGAATTAAGTGATGAATTCTTAAAGAAATTCAATGTTGTAGTATTAGCCAATCAACCATTAGCATTACAACTCAAAGTGAATGAATTTTGTCATGcaaataaaattcatttcATTAGTGTTGAAACCAGAGGTGTTTTTGGTCAATTATTCAATGATTTTGGTGAACAATTTACAATCACCGATACAAATGGTGAGAATCCAAATGCTTATATGATCAGTTCAATCAGTCAAGATAAAGAAGGTATTGTAACCGTTGTTGAAGAACAAAAATTACAACTTTTAGATGGTGATCTTGTTACATTCAAAGAAGTCAATGGTATGTCAGCTCTTAATGATCTTCCAccacaaaaaattaaaaccatcTCTCCAttaactttttcaattggtGATACTACAAATCTTCCACCATATACTTCTGGTGGTTATGTTACTGAAGTTAAACAACCAaaagttgttgatttt aaaccattaaaaaatattttagaaagtggtgaaaatatttttattacagatgattttaaatttacacaACCAACCAATTTATTAGCAGGTTTCCAAGCAATTCATAAATTTGCAGAGAAAAATAAACATATGCCAAGACCACATAATAAGGAAGATGCAAACGCTGTAATTGAGATTGCCAAAGGATTATTAAAGAAACCAGATGATGAACTTGATGAAAAGATGATCACTCAATTATCATTTGGAGCACAAGGTGATATTGTACCAATGCAAGCAATTCTTGGTGGTATTACAGCTCAAGAGGTTTTGAAAGCATGTTCAGGTAAATTCACACCAATTCACCAATTGGCATTCTTTGATAGTGTCGAATGTTTACCAGAGGATTTAGAAACTCTCCCAGAAGAGGAGTTTCAACCAATTGGTTCACGTTACGATGGTCAAATCATTACCTTTGGTAAGAcacttcaaaataaaattgaaaatttgaattacttTTTAGTTGGTGCCGGTGCTATCGGTTGTGAAATGTTAAAGAATTTCGCAATGATGGGTTTAGGTGCTGGTCCAAAGGGTTTGGTACATGTCACCGATATGgatacaattgaaaaatcaaatctCAATCGTCAATTCCTTTTCCGTTCATCCGATATTCAACAATTGAAATCTCAAACCGCTGCAAACGCTGTCAGAGTTATGAATCCAGATCTCAATGTAAAGGCATACAGTCTTCGTGTTGGACCAGATACTGAAAGTCATTACAATGAAGAGTTTTTCAATTCATTGGATGGTGTTTGTAATGCATTGGATAATGTTGAAGCACGTTTATATATGGATTCTCAATGTGTTTACTATGGTAAACCATTATTAGAATCTGGTACATTGGGTACCAAAGGTAACACTCAAGTCGTTGTACCACATCTCACCGAATCCTATAGTTCAAGTCGTGATCCACCAGAGAAAGGCATTCCAGTTTGTACCCTTCACAATTTCCCAAATGCCATTGAACATACCATTCAATGGGCTCGTGATACTTTTGAAGGTCTCTTTAAGAACAATGCAGACAATGTAAACTCTTACTTAACCAATCCAGCTTACGTTCAATCATTGAAAACTCAAAATCCATTTGTTCGTTTAGAAACTCTTGCCTCAATTAAAGCTTCACTTATGGATCGTCCATTGGATTTCAATCAATGTATCGCTTGGGCTCGTCTAAAATTCGAAGAATACTTTAACAACAATATCGAACAATTACTTTACAATTTCCCAAAGGATATGGTCACCACAACTGGTACACCATTTTGGAGTGGTCCAAAACGTGCTCCAACCCCATTGAAATTCGATGTTGAAAATCCATTACATTTGGAATTCATTGTTGCCGCTGCAAATTTACGTGCCTTCAATTATGGTATCAAAGCTGAAACAAACATTGAAGTCATCCAAAAACAAGCTGCCAATGTTATTGTTCCAGATTTCACTCCAAAGAAGGTTAAGATTCAAACCTCTGAAAATGAACCAGCTCCATCTTCAAACACTCAACAAGCTGGTGGTGATGCTGAAGATGATCAATGTGATACCATTTTATCACAACTTCCACAACCAAGTGAAATGGCTGGTTACAAAATTAACTCTATTCAATTTGAAAAGGATGATGATACCAATCATCATATCGATTTCATTACCGCTACCTCAAATTTAAGAGCTACCAACTATGCAATCAGTCCAGCTGATAAACATAAGACCAAAGGTATCGCCGGTAAAATCATTCCAGCTTTAGTTACCACTACTGCCGTAGTTGCTGGTTTCGTTTGTATCGAATTGATTAAAGTTATTCAAAATAAAGCTTTGGAGAAATATAAGAGCACCTTTATGAATTTAGGTATCCCATTCTTTGGTTTCGTTGAACCAATTGCCGCCCCAAAGAACAAAATTCGTGAAGGCTGGACTTGGACACTTTGGGATCGTTTCgatgttgatggtgataTCACTCTCAAGGAGTTTTTAGATCTCTTTGAAAAGAAACATGGTTTGGATATTTCAATGCTCTCTTGTAAAGTTACACTTTTATATGCTCTCTTCACTGATAAGAAAACTAAAGAGGAAAGattaaagatgaaaatcTCACAACTCTATGAAACCCTCTCAAAGAAACCATTACCAAAAGAtaagaaatatttattacTTGAAATTTGTTGCAATGATACTGAAActggtgatgatgttgatgtacCAAGTGTCCGTTATaagtataattaa